One Polaribacter sp. KT25b DNA segment encodes these proteins:
- a CDS encoding tRNA-dihydrouridine synthase, with product MNQTLLSSPLQGFTDHKFRNAFNHFFGGIDTFYAPYIRLNGKLIIKNSYKRDLLPENNTELEVIPQIMTNDADEFLFVTKYVQELGYKELNWNLGCPYPMVTKQGMGSGLISDFEKINSILHKVHNESDIIVSMKMRMGYDTPEEILDVLPILDTYPLKNIAIHARIGKQLYKGGTDLDAFQKCLDNSKHKMYYNGDITSVAAYKKLKERFPSIDHWMIGRGLIADPFLPSMIKANTTEYPKNRFDIFNEFHDRIFQEYDAALSGPTPIKMKMLGFWEYFSQSFSNPQKTYKKIKKAGNVKNYAKAVEEIFKDEKSYF from the coding sequence ATGAATCAGACACTTTTATCTTCACCTTTACAAGGTTTTACAGATCATAAATTCAGAAATGCTTTTAATCATTTCTTTGGCGGAATTGACACTTTTTACGCGCCATATATCAGACTAAATGGAAAACTGATTATAAAAAATTCTTACAAAAGAGATCTTCTTCCAGAAAACAATACGGAGTTAGAGGTAATTCCGCAAATAATGACCAATGATGCTGATGAGTTTTTATTCGTAACAAAATATGTACAAGAATTAGGCTACAAAGAACTGAATTGGAATCTTGGCTGCCCTTATCCGATGGTTACAAAACAAGGAATGGGCTCTGGATTGATTAGTGATTTTGAAAAAATAAACAGTATTCTTCATAAAGTTCATAATGAATCGGACATCATCGTTTCTATGAAAATGAGAATGGGTTATGATACTCCAGAAGAAATTTTAGATGTTTTACCAATTTTAGACACCTATCCTTTAAAGAATATTGCAATTCATGCAAGAATTGGAAAACAATTATACAAAGGAGGAACAGATTTAGACGCATTTCAAAAATGTTTAGATAATAGCAAACATAAAATGTATTATAATGGCGATATTACTTCTGTTGCTGCTTATAAAAAATTAAAAGAACGTTTTCCTTCAATTGATCATTGGATGATTGGTCGTGGCTTAATTGCAGATCCTTTTTTACCAAGTATGATTAAAGCGAATACAACTGAATATCCTAAAAACAGGTTTGATATTTTTAATGAATTTCACGATCGTATTTTTCAAGAATATGATGCTGCACTTTCTGGACCAACACCTATTAAAATGAAAATGCTTGGTTTTTGGGAATACTTTTCTCAGAGTTTTTCAAATCCGCAGAAAACGTATAAAAAGATAAAAAAAGCAGGAAATGTAAAAAATTATGCGAAAGCTGTTGAAGAAATTTTTAAGGATGAAAAAAGTTATTTCTAA
- a CDS encoding NAD(P)-dependent oxidoreductase — MKKPTIGFIGLGLMGGNMVENLQNRGFKLIVMDLNKDEVAKVIARGNATEANSPKELAENSDIVMFCLTTSAVVEKIVYGENGILAGIKEGAVLIDFGTSIPASTIKIGKDLAEKGAGMIDAPLGRTPAHAKDGLLNIMAAGNKETFEKVKPVLDEQGENVFYLGGAGAGHTTKLINNFMGMTTVVAMSQAFAAAELAGVDKQQLFDIMSSGPSNSPFMKFCKHYAVDNVSDLGFSIANANKDLGYFVQMMNDLGTVSQIAEATSANLQTAVNADMGNGNVPEIFDYFVKLKK, encoded by the coding sequence ATGAAAAAACCCACTATCGGATTTATCGGTCTTGGCCTTATGGGTGGTAACATGGTTGAAAATCTGCAAAATAGAGGTTTCAAGCTAATAGTAATGGATCTTAATAAAGATGAAGTTGCAAAAGTAATTGCAAGAGGTAATGCTACTGAAGCAAACTCGCCAAAAGAATTAGCAGAAAATAGTGATATCGTAATGTTTTGTCTTACTACTTCTGCGGTTGTAGAAAAGATTGTTTACGGAGAAAATGGTATTTTAGCAGGGATTAAAGAAGGCGCTGTTTTAATTGATTTCGGAACGTCGATTCCGGCATCAACTATCAAAATAGGTAAAGATTTAGCAGAAAAAGGCGCAGGTATGATTGATGCTCCATTAGGACGCACACCTGCTCATGCAAAAGACGGATTGCTAAATATTATGGCAGCTGGTAACAAAGAAACTTTCGAAAAAGTAAAACCAGTTCTTGACGAACAAGGTGAAAACGTTTTCTATTTAGGTGGTGCTGGTGCTGGTCATACAACTAAGTTGATTAATAATTTTATGGGAATGACGACTGTAGTTGCTATGTCTCAAGCTTTCGCAGCAGCGGAACTTGCAGGTGTAGATAAACAACAACTTTTTGATATCATGTCATCAGGACCGTCAAATTCTCCATTTATGAAATTCTGTAAACATTACGCTGTAGACAACGTTAGTGATTTAGGTTTCTCTATTGCGAATGCAAATAAAGATTTAGGTTATTTTGTACAGATGATGAATGATCTTGGTACAGTTTCTCAAATTGCAGAAGCTACTTCTGCCAATCTTCAGACTGCAGTAAATGCAGATATGGGTAATGGTAATGTTCCAGAAATCTTCGATTATTTTGTAAAACTAAAGAAATAG